Proteins encoded in a region of the Anopheles aquasalis chromosome 2, idAnoAquaMG_Q_19, whole genome shotgun sequence genome:
- the LOC126569667 gene encoding apoptosis inhibitor 5 homolog — MDTNGDRIEKLYKNYEILSEAKEKITEHEAEYREILDAVKGSAKEKRLASQFIGKFFKHFPSLANMALDRQLDLCDDVDPQIRRQAIKDLPQLGRDSTDHTPRIADILAQLLGSDDVSELQQVHQSLMTLTKYDALGTLTGVFSQIATGDETVRDRCFQFINNKIMKIGTEIITKPLEDFIIDEIKKALSEDVTADEFHQCMAILGQTKLSKTLPGHVELVKIAAEQADLDNDPGVLASDDETVERFINCATEAMPYFSSQVESTRFVKFVCEKFLQRNVWSLIGAADEHHQTQLRLLKVFAEICPSCGTLEKASEKVQAIYEVLLEYMPLPPLDADLNETPSFHFSHAECLLYALHTLGKQAAEFLTFPENPAKLKDFRSRLQYLARGTQGYIKKLQEAVKGKTVEEMKSEENQIRVTALKTTSNISTLIRDLFHTPPSFKSNVHLSWFVPKGKKLQQKEAEEAKAGNKRHAPITFDANGKATKGAAAGGGDTKGPKQSKASPGSQKMYTPPSGKYSGKIHNNQQSKNGGSGRRGSVGGNGGGGGGGGGGGNFRRGGGGGGGRNNVGKRKY, encoded by the exons ATGGACACCAACGGGGATCGAATAGAAAAACTCTATAAAAACTACGAAATCCTTAGTGAAGCCAAGGAGAAAATCACCGAG CATGAAGCCGAGTACCGGGAAATCCTGGATGCCGTCAAGGGCTCCGCGAAGGAGAAACGTCTGGCGTCGCAGTTTATCGGGAAGTTCTTCAAACACTTTCCCTCGCTGGCCAACATGGCCCTCGACCGGCAGCTCGACCTGTGCGACGATGTAGACCCGCAG ATTCGACGCCAGGCGATTAAAGATTTGCCCCAGCTGGGCCGTGACAGTACGGATCATACACCGCGGATTGCCGATATTTTGGCCCAACTTCTCGGTTCCGACGATGTTTCGGAGTTGCAGCAAGTGCACCAGTCCCTCATGACGTTGACCAAG TACGACGCCCTTGGGACTTTGACGGGCGTTTTTAGCCAAATAGCGACCGGAGATGAGACAGTGCGAGACCGTTGTTTCCAGTTCATTAACAACAAGATCATGAAAATTGGTACAGAAATCATTACGAAGCCGCTCGAAGACTTCATTATCGATGAAATCAAGAAAGCTCTTTCG GAGGACGTAACAGCCGATGAGTTTCATCAGTGCATGGCGATCCTGGGGCAGACGAAGCTCAGCAAAACGTTGCCTGGACACGTTGAGCTGGTAAAAATAGCCGCTGAGCAGGCGGACCTGGACAACGATCCGGGTGTCCTTGCGTCCGATGACGAAACGGTTGAACGTTTCATAAATTGTGCAACGGAGGCTATGCCGTACTTTTCC TCTCAGGTAGAGTCAACGCGGTTCGTGAAGTTTGTGTGTGAAAAATTCCTCCAACGGAACGTATGGAGTCTGATCGGTGCGGCCGATGAGCATCATCAAACTCAGTTGCGACTCCTTAAAGTGTTTGCTGAGATCTGTCCTTCCTGCGGTACGCTTGAGAAAGCATCCGAAAAAGTACAAGCCATTTATGAAGTGTTACTG GAGTACatgccactaccaccgctCGATGCAGACCTGAATGAGACaccttctttccatttttcgcacGCCGAGTGTCTGCTGTACGCTCTGCACACACTCGGTAAGCAGGCGGCCGAGTTTCTCACGTTCCCCGAAAATCCAGCCAAACTGAAAGACTTCCGTTCGCGGCTACAGTATCTCGCCCGGGGCACTCAGGG CTACATCAAGAAGCTCCAGGAAGCCGTGAAGGGTAAAACGGtggaggaaatgaaatcggaggaaaatcaaatcaGAGTAACGGCCCTAAAGACAACCTCCAACATCAGCACCCTGATTCGCGACCTTTTCCACACACCTCCTTCCTTCAAATCGAACGTTCATCTATCGTGGTTTGTgccgaaaggaaagaaattg CAacaaaaggaagcggaagaggcGAAGGCGGGCAACAAACGACATGCCCCGATCACCTTCGATGCTAACGGAAAAGCTACCAAGGGGgcggcagctggtggtggtgatacaAAAGGCCCTAAGCAGTCAAAAGCTAGCCCCGGGTCGCAAAAGATGTACACGCCACCGTCGGGCAAGTACTCTGGCAAGATACACAACAACCAGCAGTCGAAgaatggtggtagtggccgcCGTGGATCCGTTGGAggtaacggtggcggtggtggtggtggtggcggcggtggaaatttccggcgtggtggtggcggaggcggTGGACGAAACAACGTGGGAAAAAGGAAGTATTAG
- the LOC126569668 gene encoding probable DNA-directed RNA polymerases I and III subunit RPAC2, with product MPKIAELAGDEQSESSRTFVFEDEGHTLGNVLKAIICKYPDVNFCGYTVPHPAENKMHFRIQAIKSVRAIDVLLRGLQDLERLCDHMMETFEEAVASHHRGSA from the exons ATGCCTAAAATAGCAGAG CTTGCGGGTGATGAACAATCGGAAAGCTCACGCACATTTGTGTTTGAAGACGAGGGCCACACACTCGGCAACGTGCTAAAAGCGATCATCTGCAAATA CCCGGATGTTAACTTTTGCGGCTACACAGTACCACATCCGGCGGAGAATAAGATGCACTTTCGGATACAGGCCATCAAATCGGTTCGTGCGATCGATGTGCTGCTACGCGGATTGCAGGATTTGGAACGACTCTGTGATCATATGATGGAAACGTTCGAGGAGGCAGTAGCGTCACACCATCGTGGAAGCGCCTGA